DNA sequence from the candidate division WOR-3 bacterium genome:
AAAGACGCGGGTTACGAAGTAATTTACACCGGTATCAGGCAAACTCCAGAATCCATTGTCAATACTGCAATTCAAGAGGACGTAAACTTCATAGGGTTAAGTCTTCTTTCCGGAGCCCACAACGAGCTTTTCCCGTTGGTAGTTGAAATTCTAAAGCAAAAAGGATCCGACGACATAATCGTTTTTGGAGGAGGCGTCATTCCCACCGAAGATTTCGATTTTCTCAAGTCAAAAGGCATAAAAGCCATATTCACACCTGGCACCAAGATGCAGGAAATCATCGATTTCAT
Encoded proteins:
- a CDS encoding cobalamin B12-binding domain-containing protein; its protein translation is MKKRILIAKPGLDGHDRGAKYVARALKDAGYEVIYTGIRQTPESIVNTAIQEDVNFIGLSLLSGAHNELFPLVVEILKQKGSDDIIVFGGGVIPTEDFDFLKSKGIKAIFTPGTKMQEIIDFIENAS